In Plasmodium cynomolgi strain B DNA, scaffold: 0564, whole genome shotgun sequence, a single window of DNA contains:
- a CDS encoding hypothetical protein (putative), giving the protein MFMEKNFAEIENKYKCNDKLLPILDVTLLKNKSALYNFLNYYDSMKAAFNAETFNRGKYCEYIIYIFKLYLKIQEEYNLKPILAYSDEIEMFQSKFSDTNELNFLKTKCYDNSEKYFSAISNAIKQSLGEKRLKKYDKVTNELDEHRKIVNYDIFDHVSAYQAGENLSTHSGSGLGDYSQYCNKNNDNIVENYNEIKQICEKIIKYFDYLAYNMHDIPPEGNKYNEYLNYWVNKKLKEIKKSATQLIEFIDERFVSSSNAYDKYSIFKNKVYNMNEDVFNKMNILYDLYDNYSKFITETRIKENCSKYANNFLQSYEKAMKKSYETNSAKLYNALMKFSVKYKNTKENLKFCDSSYLQELPDIIKIKENEKKKPKVRH; this is encoded by the exons ATGTTTATGGAAAAGAATTTTGCTGAAAtcgaaaataaatataaatgcaaTGACAAATTATTACCAATATTAGATGtaacattattaaaaaataagtctgcattatataattttctgaATTATTATGATAGTATGAAAGCTGCATTTAATGCTGAAACGTTTAATAGGGGTAAATAttgtgaatatataatatacatttttaaattgtatcTAAAAATACAAGAAGAATACAATTTAAAGCCAATTCTAGCTTATAGTGATGAAATAGAAATGTTTCaatcaaaattttctgaCACAAATGAGTTAAACTTTCTTAAGACCAAATGCTATGATAATTCAGAAAAGTATTTTTCTGCAATATCCAATGCAATTAAACAATCGTTAGGTGAAAAGCGTTTGAAGAAATATGACAAAGTAACAAATGAATTAGATGAGCATAGAAAAATAGTAAAT TATGATATATTCGATCATGTTAGTGCATACCAAGCGGGTGAAAATTTATCTACGCATAGTGGAAGCGGTTTAGGGGATTATAGCCAATattgcaataaaaataacgacAACATTGttgaaaattacaatgaaattaaacaaatttgtgaaaaaattataaaatattttgattatttGGCTTATAATATGCATGATATACCACcagaaggaaataaatataatgagtATTTGAATTACTgggtaaacaaaaaactaaaagaaataaaaaaaagtgctacACAATTAATTGAATTTATTGATGAACGATTCGTTTCCAGTTCTAATGCTTATGATAAatattctatttttaaaaataaagtatataatatgaaCGAAGatgtttttaataaaatgaatatattgtaTGATTTGTATGATAACTACAGCAAATTTATCACTGAAACCAGAATAAAAGAAAACTGTTCAAAGTATGCTAATAATTTCCTTCAATCATATGAAAAAGCAATGAAGAAAAGCTACGAAACAAATAGTGCTAAGTTGTATAATGCGTTGATGAAATTTTcagttaaatataaaaatacaaaagaaaatttaaaattttgtgatAGCAGTTATTTACAGGAATTGCCAgacattataa